The DNA window GCTTCACGACGCCGGTTTGTTCCGCTGGCTGCTTGTGAGACAGGCAACGGGCTGCTTTGGTCAGCCCGGGGCAGGGAAGACTCAGGCGCCAGCACGCCAACATTCAGCCGGCTGTAAGGTTCCGGTCCTACTCTCATCCTGGGCGGAGCGCCAGGGGGCTGTACGCAAGGAGGCAAGATGCTGCCGCTGCTGGACCTGAATATTCTGCAGAAACCCCTGCTCTACGCATTCGACGCGGCAAGCCTTCTGGCGGTCGTGTATCTGTTGATCCGGCCGGCGGGCCCGGCCCGCCGGCGGCAGGTCCCTGCATCGGCTGCCGGGGTCCGGCGACTGGTACCGCGGCGTTCGATTGCACTTCGTTCGATTCCGGTGGGCTCGATTCCCCGGCAGTTCAAACGCCGGCGCCGTCATCTCCAGGGTCGCCAGCTCCTGAGCGCGGTCGCCGCCTTGGCAGGCGGCTCCCTGGCGGGTGTCCTTACCCTCTATGTCTGCGAGGGCTGGCTCAACGTCTTCGGCCTGGCCCTGGATCCCGACACGCACGCCTGGGTCATAGCACTCTTCGGCTCGGTGGCGCTGGCACTGCTGAACATGTGGCATTCACACTGGCGGCGCAAGCTTGCGGCCGGAGTTTCCATTCTGCTATTCGCTGCGACGGCGGCCCTTGGCATCAATGCGGCCTACGGTCTCAACGCCACCGTGGGCGCCTTCCTGGACCTCAACCCCGCCCGTCCCCTGGCCCTGCCGAAGCTGAGTTCCAGAGCTGAGACCGGCGGCCCGCTGTGGAAGACGTGGAAAGCTCCCGCCGGCATGCCCGCCGCGGGCCGTGACGGCCCGATTTCAATCCCTGCCCCTGCGTCCGGCTTCCGCGCCCGCGACGCCCACCTTTATCTGCCGCCGGCGGCGCTGGTCCCGAATCCGCCGGCACTGCCCATTATTGTCATGATGATGGGACAGCCCGGCGGCCCCGAGCAGGACAGGTCGGCGGTGCGGGAACTCGACGCCCTTGCCCGGCAGCACCACGGCCTGGCCCCGCTGCTGCTGACGGTCGACCAGCTCGGCAATCCGTTCCACAACCCTGTGTGCGTCGATTCGGACAGCGGCAACGTCTATACCTACGTGACCACTGACGTCGTCAACTTCGTCCGGAGCAACCTCAATGTCGACGCCGACCACACTGAATGGGCAGTGGGCGGTTACTCCAACGGCGGGGAATGTGCGTTGTCGTTCGGCGCGAAGCGCCCTGACCTCTTCGCCTCCATTCTCGACATATCAGGCGAACTGGAGCCGCTCAACGGAACCGAAGCCAACACGATCAACACGATCTTCAAGGGGAACCACGCGGCATTCGCCGCGGAGGAACCCGCCAACATCCTCAAAGCGCACAAGTATTCCAACGAACTCGCCATCTTCACCAGCGGTTCCCTGGACCCCGTTTACAGTGCCCAGGCGAGAACAGCGGCAGCGGACGCCAAGGCAGCCGGCATGGCCACCCGGCGCTTTGTTGGCAGCGGCATCGGCCACCGAGGGGATGCCCTTGACTACGGTGTGACGACGGGGCTGCCGCTCCTTTACCCACGCTTCGGGCTCTCGGCGCCCGATACAACTGCGCCTGGCACAAAGACGCCGGGCGCCCAGAGCTGAGGCCGGCGCCCAGCTGTTCACCAACGGCGTAGCGCATCCGGGAGTACCCGGCGTGCTGCCGGAGTTGTTTCAGGTAGCAACTCAATCCGCATCACACCTATGACAGGCCAAGGGAGGCGCACCATGTCCACGGCGCCTGCAAGCTCATCCGATTCCGTCGGCGACGACGCGCCGCTGGATGCCTACTCAGAGACGGTGATCAGGGTGGCCCAAGCGGTCACGCCGCATGTCGCCGCCATCGAGATGACCGGAAACCGGCGAAACGGCAGATTCCGCGTCGGCGCAGGGTCAGCCGTGCTCTTCACGGAGGACGGCTACCTGCTCACCAACGCGCATGTGGTGGCCGGGACGCAGAAGGGGCGGGCAGTCTTTGCCGATGGTTCCGGAACGGACCTTGAGGTGGTCGGGGCGGATCCGTTGTCGGACCTCGCCGTGATCCGCGGGCGGGCGCCGCATGTGCCCCCGGCGGAATTCGGCGATGCGGAATCCCTCCGCGTGGGTCAACTGGTCATCGCCGTCGGCAATCCGCTCGGACTCGCCGGCTCCGTGACGGCGGGTGTGGTCAGCGGGCTGGGCCGCGCCATTCCTGTCTGGGCCGGCCGCAACCGGCGTGTCATCGAGGACGTCATCCAGACGGACGCCGCGCTCAACGCCGGCAGTTCGGGAGGTGCGCTGGCCGATGCCCGCAGCCGGATCGTGGGCATCAACACCGCGGTGGCCGGCGCAGGCCTGGGACTGGCCGTACCCATCAACACCACGTCCCGACGCATCATTTCGGCGCTGCTGGCTGACGGCCGCGTGCGGCGGGCATACCTTGGCGTGGTCAGCACTCCGATCCGGCTGGGTGCAAGCGCCGTGGTCCGTACCGGGCAACGCCAAGGGCTGCGGGTTGTTGAAGTGCTGTCGGGTTCCCCCGCAGAGCAGGCGGGCCTGCGGGCCGGGGACGTGCTGCTCAGGGCAGGCTCACGGCCGGTCAGCAATGCCGAAAGCCTGCAGAAACTCCTCTTTGCGGAGGCCATCGGGGTACCGATGAGTATTGCCATCCTCCGTGACGGACGCGAACAGGAAATTGTTGCCGTGCCTGGCGAAATGGCCGACGGCGGCTAGCCGGCAACAGACGAGCAGCCAAAAAAGCGGGGCCGGAATCCGGCCCCGCTTTCTTGTTCGACGGCACCTGCGGTCAGCGCTTCTTCAGGTG is part of the Arthrobacter sp. KBS0703 genome and encodes:
- a CDS encoding S1C family serine protease, with the translated sequence MSTAPASSSDSVGDDAPLDAYSETVIRVAQAVTPHVAAIEMTGNRRNGRFRVGAGSAVLFTEDGYLLTNAHVVAGTQKGRAVFADGSGTDLEVVGADPLSDLAVIRGRAPHVPPAEFGDAESLRVGQLVIAVGNPLGLAGSVTAGVVSGLGRAIPVWAGRNRRVIEDVIQTDAALNAGSSGGALADARSRIVGINTAVAGAGLGLAVPINTTSRRIISALLADGRVRRAYLGVVSTPIRLGASAVVRTGQRQGLRVVEVLSGSPAEQAGLRAGDVLLRAGSRPVSNAESLQKLLFAEAIGVPMSIAILRDGREQEIVAVPGEMADGG
- a CDS encoding esterase family protein — encoded protein: MLPLLDLNILQKPLLYAFDAASLLAVVYLLIRPAGPARRRQVPASAAGVRRLVPRRSIALRSIPVGSIPRQFKRRRRHLQGRQLLSAVAALAGGSLAGVLTLYVCEGWLNVFGLALDPDTHAWVIALFGSVALALLNMWHSHWRRKLAAGVSILLFAATAALGINAAYGLNATVGAFLDLNPARPLALPKLSSRAETGGPLWKTWKAPAGMPAAGRDGPISIPAPASGFRARDAHLYLPPAALVPNPPALPIIVMMMGQPGGPEQDRSAVRELDALARQHHGLAPLLLTVDQLGNPFHNPVCVDSDSGNVYTYVTTDVVNFVRSNLNVDADHTEWAVGGYSNGGECALSFGAKRPDLFASILDISGELEPLNGTEANTINTIFKGNHAAFAAEEPANILKAHKYSNELAIFTSGSLDPVYSAQARTAAADAKAAGMATRRFVGSGIGHRGDALDYGVTTGLPLLYPRFGLSAPDTTAPGTKTPGAQS